Proteins from a single region of Thermotoga maritima MSB8:
- the tnpA gene encoding IS200/IS605 family transposase, with the protein MHIKKTRWSHYNLNYHFAWIPKYRRKILVGSIAEELERILRNTAKQHGIEILALSIQPDHVHLFVSAPPRFSPAEIANLFKGVSARKLLEKFPELRTKEGLWARSYYVGTAGNVSEETIRRYIEECQDV; encoded by the coding sequence ATGCATATCAAGAAGACAAGGTGGAGTCATTATAATCTGAACTATCATTTTGCGTGGATACCTAAATACCGCAGAAAAATCCTGGTCGGCTCCATAGCTGAAGAACTTGAACGAATACTCCGCAACACAGCAAAACAACACGGAATAGAAATACTGGCCCTCTCTATTCAGCCTGATCATGTTCATTTGTTTGTATCGGCGCCTCCAAGATTTTCACCGGCTGAGATAGCAAACCTGTTCAAGGGCGTTTCAGCGAGGAAACTGCTGGAGAAATTTCCAGAGCTTAGAACCAAAGAGGGCCTTTGGGCTCGAAGTTACTACGTTGGAACAGCCGGTAATGTTTCTGAAGAAACTATCAGGAGGTACATCGAGGAATGTCAAGACGTGTGA
- the aglB gene encoding cyclomaltodextrinase: MMYPMPSWVYDSVVYQIFPDRFFIGKGKTVEDKKDLYLKRGGVIEKWGVPPRKLPGAQHVKIFYGGDLWGIAEKVDYFEELGINVLYLTPIFLSDTNHKYDTIDYFRVDPQFGGKRAFLHLLRVLHERSMKLILDGVFNHVGSQHPWFKKAKKNDPEYVNRFFLYKDRHRSWFDVGSLPELNVEVEEVKEYILKVVEHYLKLGIDGWRLDCGHDLGPTVNLWINMKVKEFSAEKYLVSEIWTYPAGWDMVDGLMNYNFRNLVLSYVNGETDSIGFHLERAYRETKNIFGCWNMLDSHDTPRLATMVPDRDLRKLAVVLQFTYPGVPLVYYGTEIGLTGGEDPECRATMEWNREKWDVDLFEFYKKMIRLRRTDPGLRFGEFVLLNDSPLAFLRKAPHPLQNTIVVVNPGEEKVLVLSIPDGKIMNTTPLVDVFSGERFHVDGGVVKLPLLARSFRILKPEDLRVGKYRLYKRV; encoded by the coding sequence ATGATGTACCCGATGCCGTCTTGGGTTTACGACAGTGTCGTGTATCAGATCTTTCCAGATAGATTTTTCATCGGAAAGGGAAAAACGGTGGAAGACAAAAAGGATCTGTACCTGAAGCGGGGAGGAGTCATAGAGAAATGGGGAGTTCCTCCCCGCAAACTTCCCGGTGCTCAGCACGTGAAGATCTTCTACGGAGGAGATCTGTGGGGAATAGCCGAGAAGGTCGATTATTTTGAAGAACTTGGAATCAACGTTCTGTACCTCACTCCTATCTTTTTGTCCGATACCAATCACAAGTACGACACGATCGATTACTTCAGGGTGGATCCACAGTTCGGCGGAAAGAGGGCTTTTCTGCACCTTTTGAGGGTTCTCCATGAGAGGAGTATGAAACTCATTCTCGATGGTGTGTTCAACCACGTTGGGAGTCAGCATCCGTGGTTCAAAAAAGCGAAGAAAAACGATCCAGAGTACGTGAACAGATTTTTCCTTTACAAAGATAGGCACAGATCGTGGTTCGACGTTGGAAGCCTTCCCGAGCTGAACGTGGAAGTCGAAGAAGTGAAGGAATACATTTTGAAAGTTGTCGAGCACTACCTGAAACTGGGGATAGACGGTTGGAGGCTGGATTGTGGCCACGATCTTGGACCTACCGTCAACCTGTGGATCAACATGAAAGTGAAAGAGTTCTCAGCGGAAAAGTACCTCGTGAGTGAGATATGGACTTACCCGGCAGGATGGGATATGGTTGATGGTCTGATGAATTACAACTTCAGAAACCTTGTGCTTAGTTATGTGAACGGCGAGACGGATTCCATAGGTTTTCACCTGGAAAGAGCTTACAGGGAGACGAAGAACATATTCGGTTGCTGGAACATGCTTGACAGTCACGACACCCCGAGACTCGCCACAATGGTTCCCGACAGAGACCTGAGAAAACTCGCTGTAGTTCTTCAGTTCACTTATCCCGGTGTTCCGCTCGTTTACTATGGAACAGAGATAGGTCTCACAGGTGGAGAAGATCCAGAGTGTCGTGCCACCATGGAATGGAACAGAGAGAAATGGGATGTTGATCTGTTCGAGTTCTACAAGAAGATGATCAGACTGAGAAGGACGGATCCAGGTTTGCGCTTTGGAGAGTTTGTCTTGCTGAACGACTCACCTCTCGCGTTTCTCAGAAAGGCTCCTCATCCTCTTCAAAACACCATCGTGGTGGTGAACCCAGGAGAAGAGAAGGTGCTGGTTCTCTCCATTCCCGACGGGAAAATTATGAACACCACTCCCCTTGTCGATGTGTTCAGCGGAGAAAGATTCCACGTTGACGGCGGGGTTGTGAAGCTTCCCCTTCTAGCGAGATCTTTCAGAATTCTCAAGCCCGAGGATCTGAGAGTGGGTAAGTACAGATTGTACAAGAGAGTTTGA
- a CDS encoding cache domain-containing protein — MSSLKKELFWKITIALIVAFVVICVLSIFQLYFSGIKTARDFIRNVNNTVTSFINGYFRKFYVVDVLSRIPEVRYAPYLTDEERRKVLEIYRIFQEADRDIYYLYSGYENGLLLINDYEPAEGYDPRVRPWYRAALESRPKPTGGIPYREFKTKELLFSVSKVITDDEGNVTGVISVETLLERLLSNFPHSFDNHETVTEPQPLTILLQGDRFVVVLIIL; from the coding sequence ATGAGTTCTCTTAAAAAAGAACTTTTCTGGAAGATAACAATAGCTCTTATCGTTGCATTTGTTGTGATATGTGTTCTGAGTATCTTTCAGCTTTACTTTTCCGGAATAAAAACTGCCCGTGATTTCATAAGAAACGTGAACAATACTGTGACGTCCTTCATAAACGGATATTTCAGAAAATTCTATGTTGTTGATGTTTTGAGCCGCATTCCTGAAGTACGATATGCACCTTATCTGACCGATGAGGAAAGACGAAAAGTGTTGGAAATCTACAGAATTTTCCAGGAGGCAGACAGAGATATATACTATCTGTACTCGGGATACGAGAATGGACTTCTTCTGATCAACGATTACGAACCCGCAGAAGGATACGATCCAAGAGTAAGACCCTGGTACAGAGCCGCCCTCGAATCCCGACCTAAACCCACCGGTGGGATTCCCTACAGGGAGTTCAAAACAAAAGAGCTTTTGTTTTCCGTGAGCAAGGTGATCACGGACGACGAGGGAAACGTGACCGGTGTGATATCTGTTGAAACACTCCTGGAGAGACTTTTGAGTAATTTTCCTCATTCTTTTGATAACCATGAAACTGTGACAGAACCCCAACCACTTACTATCCTCCTTCAGGGGGATAGGTTTGTTGTGGTGTTAATTATCTTATGA
- the aglA gene encoding alpha-glucosidase AglA, translated as MPSVKIGIIGAGSAVFSLRLVSDLCKTPGLSGSTVTLMDIDEERLDAILTIAKKYVEEVGADLKFEKTMNLDDVIIDADFVINTAMVGGHTYLEKVRQIGEKYGYYRGIDAQEFNMVSDYYTFSNYNQLKYFVDIARKIEKLSPKAWYLQAANPIFEGTTLVTRTVPIKAVGFCHGHYGVMEIVEKLGLEEEKVDWQVAGVNHGIWLNRFRYNGGNAYPLLDKWIEEKSKDWKPENPFNDQLSPAAIDMYRFYGVMPIGDTVRNSSWRYHRDLETKKKWYGEPWGGADSEIGWKWYQDTLGKVTEITKKVAKFIKENPSVRLSDLGSVLGKDLSEKQFVLEVEKILDPERKSGEQHIPFIDALLNDNKARFVVNIPNKGIIHGIDDDVVVEVPALVDKNGIHPEKIEPPLPDRVVKYYLRPRIMRMEMALEAFLTGDIRIIKELLYRDPRTKSDEQVEKVIEEILALPENEEMRKHYLKR; from the coding sequence ATGCCATCTGTGAAGATCGGTATCATCGGTGCGGGGAGCGCGGTGTTTTCTCTGAGGCTTGTGAGTGATCTTTGCAAAACGCCGGGACTCTCTGGCAGCACGGTCACCCTCATGGATATCGACGAAGAAAGACTCGACGCTATTCTGACCATCGCGAAAAAATACGTTGAAGAAGTGGGAGCGGATCTGAAATTCGAAAAAACCATGAATTTAGATGACGTCATCATCGACGCGGATTTTGTGATAAACACAGCGATGGTGGGTGGCCATACCTACTTGGAGAAGGTCAGACAGATCGGTGAGAAATACGGCTACTACAGAGGAATAGACGCTCAGGAGTTTAACATGGTCTCCGACTACTACACCTTCTCCAACTACAACCAGCTCAAGTACTTCGTTGACATAGCAAGGAAGATAGAGAAGCTCTCCCCAAAAGCCTGGTACTTGCAGGCAGCGAACCCCATTTTCGAGGGAACAACCCTTGTGACAAGAACGGTTCCCATAAAGGCAGTGGGATTCTGCCATGGACACTACGGCGTGATGGAGATCGTAGAGAAACTGGGGCTGGAAGAAGAAAAAGTAGATTGGCAGGTCGCAGGAGTGAACCACGGTATCTGGCTGAATAGGTTCAGATACAACGGGGGGAACGCGTATCCCCTCCTTGACAAGTGGATCGAGGAAAAATCAAAAGATTGGAAACCAGAGAACCCCTTCAACGACCAGCTCTCTCCCGCCGCGATAGACATGTACAGATTCTACGGTGTGATGCCCATCGGTGACACCGTGAGAAACTCTTCGTGGAGGTACCACAGGGATCTTGAAACCAAGAAGAAGTGGTACGGTGAACCCTGGGGAGGAGCAGATTCTGAAATAGGCTGGAAATGGTACCAAGACACGCTTGGAAAGGTCACGGAGATCACAAAGAAGGTGGCAAAGTTCATCAAAGAAAATCCGTCCGTGAGGCTCTCCGACCTTGGAAGTGTTCTGGGGAAAGACCTCTCAGAAAAGCAGTTTGTGCTCGAAGTGGAGAAAATTCTCGATCCAGAAAGAAAGAGTGGAGAGCAGCACATCCCATTCATCGATGCGCTGCTGAACGATAACAAGGCAAGATTCGTGGTGAACATACCAAATAAAGGTATCATTCACGGAATAGACGATGACGTGGTTGTTGAAGTCCCAGCCCTTGTGGACAAGAACGGAATCCATCCCGAGAAGATCGAACCACCGCTTCCAGATCGCGTGGTCAAGTACTACCTGAGACCCAGAATCATGAGGATGGAAATGGCTCTGGAGGCGTTTCTAACGGGTGACATAAGGATCATAAAAGAACTTCTCTACAGAGATCCAAGGACAAAGAGCGATGAACAGGTAGAAAAGGTGATCGAGGAGATCCTCGCACTTCCAGAAAACGAAGAGATGCGGAAACATTATCTGAAGAGATGA
- a CDS encoding GGDEF domain-containing protein has protein sequence MIARWGGEEFLILCPETKLNEAVSLAERIRTKIEKEVFENGLNVTVSIGVCEMKDHETIDDLLKEADDNLYLAKQRGKNRVIGR, from the coding sequence GTGATTGCGAGGTGGGGTGGAGAAGAGTTTTTGATCCTCTGTCCTGAAACGAAGTTGAACGAAGCGGTGAGCCTCGCTGAGAGAATCAGGACTAAGATCGAGAAAGAAGTCTTTGAAAACGGCTTGAATGTAACCGTGAGTATCGGTGTTTGCGAAATGAAAGATCATGAGACAATAGACGATCTTCTCAAAGAAGCAGACGATAACCTCTATCTGGCAAAACAGCGTGGAAAAAACAGAGTGATCGGCAGATGA
- a CDS encoding sugar ABC transporter permease, protein MMVRKKNRWLTHVLLTLLVVVVLFPIVWVVSTSFRRDEAAFSPKLFSSRLTLQHYKDLVAPEKNLPVLIQEMQSLVSRVEPFDNVSREKADRLIEDRIRRFENYLAETKKLLEDVNARNSKIEETLSQRFSDVLSYTKDVLEEAKKLTQEQMDKTPLPDSQRIAVALYEKLKGKNFRSAEFQALKDVIEKVVGYSVENQDTLNDALSELGLVYEKEVGTLMKEIEKLEGEIEILQREIAVLEKQKETLEKEILEKQKVLEVLKPDIDSVSEVLVKLKEMVHSVRNSKVETAFPYEDSRLKSSLEKLLSELNTLYDKISAFSDLSDLSEKIFAMKSSLEEINNVVSEDGDISKKALYGSFVQSFEETVPIIEGIVEKVSDGIDDFVQKIKDLKDIENEIMVLTAKLDGLEKSLNNVRSSLSEKEKEISSAKMYLDLKIFNHQIQSRIDSLESMKSFNNAAQIKLLSIYKTLKNFVSSYVSEYGGDDFIGKIRKLAAKLSWIEDYRDLNRRIETGYKNAVEIVEKAQNILDDFKGSYSNLLDLSFKGLYVSSEHLEMLYDLVKMNFVQEVLTNTAVASRKAGTLMDTIPLKELKSDLKKIDGDLYRLAQIWEQKTKHYFLRWVMNSVIVAGLVSLITTAVCALAAYPFSRMRFWGRQYGIMALLLIQMFPAIMYMVAIYGLLKLIGQFLPFLGLDSLGGLIFAYLGNIAYNMYLIKGFYDTIPSSLEEAAMIDGATRFQTFYKIVVPLALPILTVIVILTFIGTFNEFVLARIILQDVKNYTYALGLWTFSTGAYETEWGLFTAAALLGMTPMVILFLSLQKYIVGGLTKGSVKG, encoded by the coding sequence ATGATGGTGAGAAAAAAGAATAGATGGCTCACGCATGTTCTTCTAACACTTCTTGTTGTTGTGGTTCTCTTCCCCATCGTTTGGGTTGTTTCTACCTCTTTTAGGAGGGATGAGGCGGCTTTCTCCCCGAAACTCTTCTCGTCTCGTCTCACCCTTCAGCACTACAAAGATCTGGTGGCACCTGAGAAAAACCTTCCCGTTCTCATACAGGAGATGCAGAGCCTTGTTTCCAGGGTTGAACCTTTTGATAACGTTTCCAGAGAGAAAGCAGACCGTCTCATCGAAGATCGAATCAGAAGATTTGAAAATTACCTCGCTGAAACGAAGAAGCTTTTGGAGGACGTCAACGCGAGAAATTCGAAAATAGAAGAGACGCTTTCCCAGAGGTTCTCCGATGTGTTGTCTTACACAAAAGATGTTCTGGAAGAGGCAAAGAAATTGACTCAGGAGCAGATGGATAAAACCCCATTGCCCGATTCACAGAGGATCGCTGTTGCACTCTATGAAAAATTGAAAGGGAAAAACTTTAGAAGTGCTGAATTTCAGGCTTTGAAGGACGTGATCGAGAAAGTAGTGGGTTACAGCGTTGAGAATCAGGACACTCTGAACGATGCCCTTTCTGAACTTGGACTGGTTTATGAGAAAGAAGTAGGAACGCTCATGAAAGAAATTGAAAAACTCGAAGGTGAAATTGAAATCCTTCAGAGAGAAATAGCCGTCCTTGAGAAGCAGAAGGAAACCCTTGAAAAAGAAATCTTGGAAAAACAAAAAGTACTCGAGGTTTTGAAGCCTGATATCGATTCCGTGAGCGAAGTTCTCGTCAAACTCAAGGAAATGGTGCACAGTGTCAGAAACAGTAAAGTGGAAACTGCTTTCCCTTATGAAGACTCAAGATTGAAATCTTCACTCGAAAAACTTCTGTCTGAACTCAACACTCTCTACGACAAGATCTCTGCTTTTTCTGATCTTTCGGATCTCTCAGAAAAGATATTTGCCATGAAGAGTTCTTTAGAAGAGATAAACAATGTGGTAAGCGAAGATGGTGACATTTCCAAAAAAGCCCTCTATGGAAGCTTTGTTCAATCCTTTGAAGAGACGGTTCCTATTATTGAAGGAATTGTAGAGAAAGTGAGCGACGGAATCGACGATTTCGTTCAGAAGATAAAGGATTTGAAAGATATAGAAAACGAAATCATGGTACTAACAGCAAAACTCGATGGCCTAGAGAAAAGCTTGAACAATGTGAGATCCTCCCTCTCTGAGAAAGAGAAAGAAATTTCTTCGGCGAAGATGTATCTGGATCTCAAGATCTTCAACCATCAGATCCAGAGCAGAATCGATTCTCTTGAAAGCATGAAATCTTTCAACAACGCCGCGCAGATAAAGCTTCTTTCGATATACAAGACTCTCAAGAACTTTGTGAGTAGCTATGTGTCGGAATACGGAGGAGACGATTTCATCGGAAAGATAAGAAAACTGGCAGCGAAGCTCTCCTGGATAGAAGACTACAGAGATCTGAACAGAAGGATAGAAACGGGTTACAAAAACGCTGTGGAAATCGTTGAAAAAGCTCAGAATATCCTCGATGACTTCAAGGGAAGTTATTCGAATCTTCTCGATCTTTCCTTCAAAGGACTTTACGTTTCCTCTGAGCACCTTGAAATGCTGTACGACCTTGTGAAGATGAACTTCGTTCAAGAAGTTCTCACGAACACAGCAGTGGCTTCGAGAAAGGCAGGAACTCTGATGGACACCATTCCTTTGAAGGAATTGAAGTCCGATCTCAAAAAGATCGATGGAGATCTCTACAGGCTCGCACAGATATGGGAGCAGAAGACAAAGCATTACTTCCTCAGATGGGTCATGAACTCGGTGATCGTTGCAGGCCTTGTTTCACTCATCACCACGGCTGTTTGTGCCCTGGCGGCCTATCCGTTCAGCAGAATGAGATTCTGGGGAAGGCAGTACGGAATCATGGCTCTTCTTCTCATTCAGATGTTCCCAGCCATCATGTACATGGTTGCAATATACGGTCTTTTGAAGCTCATCGGTCAGTTCCTTCCATTCTTGGGACTGGATTCTCTCGGAGGCTTGATATTCGCTTATCTCGGTAACATAGCTTACAACATGTACCTCATAAAGGGATTCTACGACACCATTCCTTCGTCTCTCGAAGAGGCCGCTATGATCGACGGTGCAACCAGATTCCAGACCTTCTACAAGATAGTCGTTCCACTCGCTCTTCCGATCCTCACGGTCATAGTGATACTCACCTTCATCGGGACGTTCAACGAGTTCGTCCTTGCAAGGATCATTCTTCAGGACGTGAAAAACTACACTTACGCTCTCGGCCTCTGGACGTTCTCAACGGGTGCTTATGAAACAGAGTGGGGCCTTTTCACGGCTGCCGCTCTCCTCGGTATGACACCGATGGTGATACTCTTCCTGTCCCTCCAGAAGTACATAGTGGGTGGACTCACGAAAGGATCGGTGAAAGGATGA
- the ribD gene encoding bifunctional diaminohydroxyphosphoribosylaminopyrimidine deaminase/5-amino-6-(5-phosphoribosylamino)uracil reductase RibD, with product MYETFMKRAIELAKKGLGRVNPNPPVGAVVVKDGRIIAEGFHPYFGGPHAERMAIESARKKGEDLRGATLIVTLEPCDHHGKTPPCTDLIIESGIKTVVIGTRDPNPVSGNGVEKFRNHGIEVIEGVLEEEVKKLCEFFITYVTKKRPFVALKYASTLDGKIADHRGDSKWITDKLRFKVHEMRNIYSAVLVGAGTVLKDNPQLTCRLKEGRNPVRVILDRKGVLSGKVFRVFEENARVIVFTESEEAEYPPHVEKALSDCSVESILRNLYERDIDSVLVEGGSKVFSEFLDHADVVFGFYSTKIFGKGLDVFSGYLSDVSVPPKFKVVNVEFSDSEFLVEMRPCSRE from the coding sequence ATGTATGAAACTTTCATGAAAAGAGCGATAGAGCTTGCAAAGAAAGGACTTGGAAGGGTGAATCCCAACCCACCAGTTGGTGCGGTCGTTGTGAAAGACGGCAGGATAATCGCGGAGGGTTTTCATCCCTATTTTGGAGGTCCGCACGCTGAAAGGATGGCAATAGAAAGTGCAAGAAAGAAAGGAGAAGATTTACGAGGTGCAACTCTCATAGTTACCCTTGAACCCTGTGATCATCATGGAAAGACACCTCCATGCACGGATCTGATCATAGAAAGTGGAATAAAAACCGTTGTGATTGGAACAAGGGATCCAAATCCTGTTTCGGGAAACGGTGTGGAAAAATTCAGAAATCACGGTATTGAAGTGATAGAAGGTGTTTTGGAAGAAGAGGTGAAAAAGCTGTGTGAGTTTTTCATCACTTATGTGACAAAGAAAAGGCCGTTCGTTGCGCTGAAGTACGCGTCCACCTTAGATGGGAAAATAGCTGATCACAGAGGAGATTCCAAGTGGATCACAGACAAACTCAGATTCAAGGTTCACGAGATGAGAAACATCTACTCTGCTGTTCTCGTCGGTGCTGGAACGGTTTTGAAGGACAATCCTCAGCTAACCTGCAGACTGAAAGAAGGCAGAAATCCTGTGAGGGTGATCCTCGACAGAAAGGGTGTTTTGAGTGGGAAAGTGTTCAGAGTGTTCGAAGAAAACGCTCGGGTGATCGTTTTCACAGAAAGTGAAGAGGCGGAATATCCACCACACGTGGAGAAGGCCCTGAGCGATTGTTCTGTGGAGAGTATATTGAGAAATCTGTATGAAAGGGATATCGATTCTGTCTTGGTGGAAGGCGGATCGAAGGTGTTCAGTGAATTTTTGGATCACGCAGATGTGGTTTTTGGTTTTTATTCGACGAAGATTTTCGGAAAGGGGCTTGATGTCTTCTCCGGTTATCTGTCAG
- a CDS encoding RNA-guided endonuclease InsQ/TnpB family protein, which produces MSRRVIRTYKLAVPGHLSQTCEELNRTAARIYNKTMSLVRKIHQKKGFWLSWPTADKYILRWAENIKIHVHSKQAFVQLYFQALKGYFKATKKNPDAKPPYKKKRYLPFIWKESAVKLLPDGTLRLSLGKEREPFVVQTPLKPPLRIKQTRLVFEDGYYLHLAIEVEIEEKSANSGVMAVDPGVLRPITCFDGKEVISYHGGVLSSILRYRNKRLASFQSAIAECKKGSRRYNKLVRAKKRVLRRLRNQINDIMHKITSSFIGLCLRKQIGTIVIGDVTGIRERADYSDNANQKIHQWQFRKLIEMIRYKAEQFGIEVELISEANTSKTCPVCGAKNKPNGRRYHCKTCGFEYHRDGVGAINIWKRYPGTGQVVAGLAPVRGVRFHPHLCGHGASLAPWKVA; this is translated from the coding sequence ATGTCAAGACGTGTGATACGAACCTACAAACTCGCCGTACCAGGACACCTGAGTCAAACATGCGAAGAACTCAACCGCACAGCAGCAAGAATCTACAACAAAACGATGTCTCTTGTGCGAAAGATACACCAAAAGAAAGGCTTCTGGCTGTCCTGGCCCACCGCAGACAAATACATCCTCCGCTGGGCAGAAAACATCAAAATCCACGTCCACTCAAAGCAGGCATTTGTTCAGCTCTACTTTCAAGCCCTCAAAGGGTACTTCAAAGCAACCAAAAAGAATCCAGATGCAAAACCTCCCTACAAGAAAAAACGCTATCTGCCGTTCATATGGAAAGAAAGCGCTGTAAAACTTCTGCCAGACGGCACCCTGAGATTGTCTTTGGGCAAAGAACGAGAACCATTTGTTGTACAAACACCTCTCAAACCTCCCCTTCGCATCAAACAGACAAGACTTGTCTTTGAAGATGGATACTATCTCCACCTTGCGATAGAGGTGGAGATTGAAGAAAAGAGTGCTAATTCTGGTGTTATGGCAGTCGACCCTGGAGTGCTCCGTCCCATCACGTGCTTTGATGGAAAAGAAGTCATCAGCTACCACGGAGGGGTTCTTAGCAGCATCCTTCGCTACCGAAACAAACGCCTCGCAAGTTTTCAGTCTGCCATAGCAGAGTGCAAGAAGGGATCAAGAAGGTACAACAAGCTTGTTCGTGCAAAGAAAAGAGTCCTGAGACGGCTCAGAAACCAGATCAACGACATCATGCACAAGATCACAAGCAGTTTCATCGGACTGTGCCTCAGAAAACAAATCGGAACCATCGTGATAGGAGACGTCACAGGGATCAGAGAAAGAGCGGACTATAGCGACAATGCGAACCAGAAGATCCACCAGTGGCAGTTCAGAAAACTCATCGAGATGATAAGGTACAAAGCAGAGCAGTTCGGAATCGAAGTGGAACTCATTTCAGAAGCGAACACGAGCAAGACGTGTCCTGTCTGTGGTGCAAAGAACAAGCCGAACGGAAGAAGATACCACTGCAAAACCTGTGGTTTTGAGTATCACAGGGACGGAGTTGGAGCAATCAACATCTGGAAAAGGTATCCTGGCACAGGCCAGGTAGTAGCGGGTTTGGCCCCCGTCAGAGGTGTGAGGTTTCATCCGCACCTCTGTGGCCATGGAGCATCTTTGGCTCCATGGAAGGTGGCCTGA
- the malE gene encoding maltose/maltodextrin ABC transporter substrate-binding protein MalE, with protein sequence MKRLLVLMLVVVSALVLSQTKLTIWCSEKQVDILQKLGEEFKAKYGIPVEVQYVDFGSIKSKFLTAAPQGQGADIIVGAHDWVGELAVNGLIEPIPNFSDLKNFYDTALKAFSYGGKLYGVPYAMEAVALIYNKDYVDSVPKTMDELIEKAKQIDEEYGGEVRGFIYDVANFYFSAPFILGYGGYVFKETPQGLDVTDIGLANEGAVKGAKLIKRMIDEGVLTPGDNYGTMDSMFKEGLAAMIINGLWAIKSYKDAGINYGVAPIPELEPGVPAKPFVGVQGFMINAKSPNKVIAMEFLTNFIARKETMYKIYLADPRLPARKDVLELVKDNPDVVAFTQSASMGTPMPNVPEMAPVWSAMGDALSIIINGQASVEDALKEAVEKIKAQIEK encoded by the coding sequence GTGAAGAGACTGCTCGTTTTAATGCTTGTTGTGGTTTCTGCTCTGGTGTTATCACAAACAAAGCTCACCATCTGGTGTTCCGAAAAGCAGGTTGACATCCTCCAGAAACTCGGGGAAGAATTCAAGGCAAAGTACGGAATCCCTGTTGAAGTTCAGTACGTCGATTTTGGAAGCATCAAATCCAAATTCCTGACGGCGGCTCCACAGGGACAGGGCGCAGACATCATTGTTGGAGCGCACGACTGGGTAGGAGAACTCGCCGTCAACGGTTTGATCGAACCCATTCCCAACTTCTCTGATCTGAAGAATTTCTATGACACGGCTCTCAAAGCTTTCTCTTACGGTGGAAAACTCTACGGAGTCCCGTACGCCATGGAAGCGGTTGCTCTCATCTACAACAAGGACTACGTTGATTCTGTTCCTAAGACCATGGACGAGCTCATAGAAAAAGCAAAACAGATAGATGAGGAATACGGAGGAGAAGTCAGAGGTTTCATCTACGATGTCGCCAACTTCTACTTCTCTGCGCCGTTCATTCTAGGTTACGGAGGATACGTCTTCAAGGAAACACCTCAGGGACTCGACGTGACAGACATTGGACTCGCGAACGAAGGAGCAGTCAAAGGTGCGAAACTCATAAAGAGAATGATCGATGAAGGTGTTCTCACCCCTGGTGACAACTACGGAACGATGGATTCCATGTTCAAAGAAGGTCTCGCGGCTATGATCATCAACGGACTTTGGGCTATAAAATCCTACAAAGATGCAGGTATAAACTACGGAGTCGCTCCTATTCCTGAGCTCGAGCCGGGTGTTCCTGCCAAACCGTTTGTTGGTGTTCAGGGATTCATGATCAATGCCAAGTCTCCAAACAAAGTGATCGCTATGGAATTTCTCACGAACTTCATTGCGAGAAAAGAAACCATGTACAAGATATACCTCGCAGATCCAAGGCTTCCTGCGAGAAAAGATGTTCTTGAACTCGTCAAAGACAATCCCGATGTTGTTGCGTTCACCCAGAGTGCTTCCATGGGAACACCGATGCCAAACGTGCCGGAAATGGCTCCTGTCTGGTCTGCCATGGGAGACGCTCTCAGCATCATTATCAACGGACAGGCCAGTGTCGAAGATGCTCTCAAAGAGGCTGTGGAAAAAATCAAGGCACAGATAGAAAAATAA